The proteins below are encoded in one region of Coffea arabica cultivar ET-39 chromosome 4c, Coffea Arabica ET-39 HiFi, whole genome shotgun sequence:
- the LOC113722282 gene encoding uncharacterized protein, with protein sequence MPAWYNPQAVCAYHSGAPGHATFDCKALKHKIQDMVEAGEIVIRKRDAQGPNVNRNPLPEHANIIGVILDDTEYVEPVRELAREAEVFGVTDQPFVIELPFEEDEKPFILDLTPAESAALEPIVIGKKIIAKEEVSAVTRSGKIASPFEAAVPIQVNNSEPPVKPTITEKEALDFLKRLQRSEYNVVEKLSKSPAQISMLELLFSSDVHRDALIEVLTKAQIPRDISVDNFSHVVGSVLFTKQITFSDDELPVEGIGHNKALYIVVRCNGKMLPKVLIDNGSALNICPWSTLEKLGLQDIKLRPSGTIIRGFDGAQREPIGEVDLVIEIGPAQFQITCQVMHFLSVYNVLLGRPWIHKSGAVPSSLHQLLKFVVNDKLITIFAEEDCLVVTDSGSKEDGSRNVTMTPHSTADIVSVSWITNEERALPKASVMMAKEMIRGGYEFDKGLGRDLQGILKPVEIIEKKDSFGLGFRPTAKDIREMKERKKAEKEGRQRVLDIPPLHYTFPRPAEVIMSEINPVDEIEASLAQLFVGATFEDIVPGEAEFPDIPEGSIPNWTADQ encoded by the exons ATGCCCGCGTGGTATAATCCACAagctgtctgtgcttatcattctggggCCCCCGGACATGCCACCTTTGATTGCAAGGcgcttaaacataaaatccaagatATGGTTGAAGCCGGGGAGATTGTAATCCGGAAAAGGGATGCGCAAGGACCGAACGTAAATAGGAACCCTTTACCGGAACATGCCAATATTATTGGGGTTATTCTGGATGATACGGAGTATGTGGAACCAGTCAGAGAATTGGCAAGggaagctgaagtgtttggggtcacagaccaaccCTTTGTCATAGAACTGCCATTTGAAGAGGACGAAAAGCCCTTTATTTTGGATCTCACGCCAGCTGAGAGTGCGGCTTTGGAGCCAATAGTC ATTGGGAAAAAAATAATTGCAAAGGAAGAAGTGTCAGCGGTCACCAGATCGGGGAAGATTGCAAGTCCATTTGAAGCCGCCGTTCCGATTCAAGTAAACAACTCCGAGCCGCCCGTTAAACCAACAATCACTGAGAAAGAAGCCTTGGATTTCCTTAAGAGGCTTCAGAGAAGTGAGTACAATGTAGTTGAGAAGCTGAGCAAGTCGCCTGCCCAGATATCCATGTTGGAACTACTCTTTTCTTCAGACGTGCATAGGGACGCGCTGATCGAAGTATTGACTAAAGCTCAAATCCCTAGGGACATTTCTGTTGATAATTTCTCACATGTAGTTGGAAGTGTGTTATTCACCAAACAAATTACTTTTTCTGACGATGAATTGCCGGTGGAGGGTATTGGACATAACAAGGCCCTATACATAGTTGTGAGGTGCAATGGGAAAATGCTGCCGAAGGTATTGATTGACAATGGCTCTGCacttaatatctgtccttggagcaccttggaaaagctagggttgcaaGACATaaagctgaggccttcagggactatAATTCGAGGTTTTGATGGAGCGCAAAGAGAGCCAATAGGAGAAGTGGATTTAGTCATCGAGATAGGGCCCGCCCAGTTTCAAATAACctgccaagtcatgcactttCTTAGTGTTTACAATGTTCTACTTGGAAGGCCGTGGATTCATAAGTCTGGGGCTGTGCCGTCTTCATTGCATCAGTTGCTGAAGTTTGTAGTAAATGACAAGCTGATAACTATATTTGCCGAAGAAGATTGCCTTGTAGTCACCGATTCTGGGTCAAAAGAGGATGGAAGCCGCAATGTTACCATGACTCCTCATAGCACGGCTGACATCGTCTCTGTAAGTTGGATCACAAACGAGGAGCGAGCTTTACCAaaggccagtgtcatgatggcCAAAGAAATGATCCGTGGAGGCTATGAATTTGACAAAGGGCTGGGACGAGATTTGCAAGGGATTCTGAAGCCAGTGGAGATTATTGAGAAAAAGGATTCGTTTGGTTTGGGTTTCCGACCGACTGCTAAGGACATCAGAGAGATGAAGGAGCGCAAGAAAGCggagaaagaaggaaggcaAAGGGTTCTTGACATTCCACCCCTGCATTATACTTTCCCACGACCGGCTGAGGTAATCATGTCAGAAATCAACCCAGTTGACGAAATTGAAGCaagtttggcccaattgttcgttggggcaacatttgaagatatTGTTCCAGGCGAAGCTGAATTTCCTGACATTCCCGAAGGATCAAttcccaattggacagccga ccaatga